From Paraburkholderia hayleyella, a single genomic window includes:
- a CDS encoding dipeptidase: protein MSTLHQDSIIIDGLNISKFERTVFEDMRTGGITAANCTVSVWESFARTVDNIAQMKQQIRANSEHLILVRSTADILRAKQENRTGVILGFQNAQAFEDNLGYIEAFADMGVRVVQLCYNTQNLVGTGCYERDGGLSDFGREVITEMNRVGIMVDLSHVGGMTSSEAIAWSKKPVCYSHCLPSGLKDHPRNKSDEQLREIADAGGFVGVTMFAPFLRRGSEATIDDYIEAIAYMVNLIGEDAVGIGTDFTQGYSTDFFDWLTHDKGRYRRLTDFGRVVNPLGIRTIAEFPNLTHAMQRAGWPESRIRKIMGENWVRVFREVWGA from the coding sequence ATGAGTACCCTGCATCAGGACAGCATCATCATCGACGGGCTGAATATTTCGAAGTTCGAACGCACCGTCTTTGAAGACATGCGCACTGGTGGCATTACGGCGGCCAATTGCACGGTCTCGGTTTGGGAGAGCTTTGCCAGGACCGTGGACAACATCGCGCAAATGAAGCAGCAAATCCGCGCCAACAGCGAGCATCTGATACTCGTGCGCAGCACGGCCGACATCCTGCGTGCCAAGCAGGAAAACCGCACGGGCGTGATTCTCGGTTTTCAGAATGCGCAGGCCTTTGAAGACAATCTCGGCTATATCGAGGCATTTGCCGATATGGGCGTGCGCGTGGTTCAGCTTTGCTACAACACACAGAACCTGGTGGGCACGGGGTGCTATGAACGCGATGGCGGGTTGTCTGATTTTGGCCGCGAAGTCATTACCGAAATGAACCGCGTTGGAATCATGGTCGATCTGTCGCATGTGGGAGGCATGACTTCATCCGAGGCGATTGCGTGGTCGAAAAAGCCCGTGTGCTATTCGCATTGCCTGCCGTCGGGGCTGAAAGACCATCCGCGCAACAAGTCGGATGAGCAACTGCGCGAGATCGCCGATGCGGGCGGTTTCGTGGGCGTCACGATGTTCGCGCCGTTTCTCCGGCGCGGCAGCGAGGCGACCATCGACGACTACATCGAAGCGATTGCGTACATGGTGAACCTGATTGGCGAGGACGCCGTTGGCATCGGCACCGATTTCACCCAGGGCTATAGCACCGATTTCTTCGACTGGCTCACGCATGACAAAGGGCGTTATCGCCGTCTGACTGATTTTGGCCGGGTAGTCAATCCGCTTGGCATTCGCACGATTGCGGAGTTTCCCAACCTCACGCACGCGATGCAGCGTGCAGGCTGGCCTGAGTCACGCATTCGCAAGATCATGGGCGAGAACTGGGTGCGTGTGTTCCGCGAGGTTTGGGGTGCCTGA
- a CDS encoding nicotianamine synthase family protein: MPPSSPSSPSPSLSDAPHSSGSKLLTPPRTHIEFVKQQIHGWLDELLDAPQGQDLKQSFGKMLTLRNYILSPVLDASEIARYLDDPEVRTYMARYQALCASNEVRFERQMSTLLRQQNDNEALVQIIRGYYADIYRLLARSEIFLSAMNAESTVAMVGSGAMPLSLLFMQRYSGARMIGIDCSATSLACGREYIDFLTAQHPQHFQRAAIALECADGAAFDYGMCDIVVLSIHLPNKRAVIERIIATAPRGRPVVIVERQVQGLGQYFYRNYGFDPAGLPLLRMDTLCSSLLQSTAYRLMQEAADAGQPV, from the coding sequence ATGCCGCCATCCTCGCCATCTTCGCCATCTCCGTCATTAAGCGATGCACCCCATTCATCCGGGAGCAAACTGCTCACGCCGCCGCGCACACATATCGAGTTTGTCAAACAGCAGATTCACGGCTGGCTCGACGAATTGCTTGACGCGCCGCAAGGGCAGGATTTGAAGCAGTCGTTTGGCAAAATGCTGACGCTGCGCAACTACATCCTGTCACCAGTGCTCGATGCCAGCGAGATCGCGCGCTACCTGGACGATCCTGAAGTGCGGACCTATATGGCGCGCTACCAGGCACTCTGCGCGAGCAACGAAGTCCGTTTCGAGCGCCAGATGAGCACACTGCTGCGCCAGCAGAACGATAACGAGGCGCTGGTGCAGATCATTCGCGGCTATTACGCCGATATCTACCGGCTGCTGGCGCGCAGCGAAATCTTCCTGAGCGCGATGAACGCGGAATCGACCGTGGCGATGGTGGGATCAGGGGCGATGCCGTTGTCGCTGCTGTTTATGCAGCGCTATAGCGGCGCGCGGATGATTGGCATTGACTGCAGCGCAACATCGCTGGCGTGCGGCCGCGAATACATTGATTTTTTGACGGCCCAGCATCCGCAGCATTTCCAGCGCGCGGCGATCGCGCTGGAATGCGCCGATGGCGCGGCCTTCGATTACGGCATGTGCGACATCGTGGTGCTTTCGATCCATCTGCCGAACAAGCGCGCGGTGATCGAGCGCATCATCGCTACCGCACCGCGCGGGCGTCCGGTGGTGATCGTCGAGCGCCAGGTGCAGGGGTTGGGCCAGTATTTCTATCGCAACTATGGTTTCGATCCGGCCGGGTTGCCTTTGCTGCGCATGGACACGCTGTGCTCGTCGCTGCTGCAAAGCACCGCTTACCGCCTCATGCAGGAGGCGGCTGATGCAGGCCAACCCGTTTGA
- a CDS encoding (Fe-S)-binding protein produces MSLAFLISLLLWLALASLAWAVARRAAYWRLGRAAEPGALGFVQLLTIPKRYFVDLHQVVARDPYIARAHVATAGGALSALVLVFVNYGLALYSPWLDRLILLAALVMLGGVACVGYRRYGKRGMPERLSRGSWNTLPLWLAAFALGLTLLMAVPPQVMSGALALLCVLLLAAGAYALTLGAARGGPMKHALAGLLHLAFHSRQERFAASGTLPATALPPTALKMPTLAAQEYGVSQPADFRWNQLLSFDACVQCGKCEAACPAFASGQPLNPKKLVQDLVTGMTGGSDAAYAGRPAPGIAPGQHRGVPHGPLVPGLIEAGTLWSCTTCRACVQECPMLIEHVDAIVDMRRSQTLTLGAVPGKGPQVLANLRETGTAGGYDNTARYDWAIDLNAPVAQPGQAVDVLLVAGEGAFDMRYQRTLRALLKVLNHAGVNYALLGSAETDTGDVARRLGDEATFQLLARRLMGTLLTLDFKRIVTADPHVMHSLRNEYRALGARFEVLHHTSLIASLIVAGKLAPKALEAWQEQRITYHDPCYLGRYNGETQAPRQLLQRLGIEVIEMARHGKQGRCCGGGGGAPLTDIPGQQRIPDLRVADARAVGAEIVAVACPNCTAMLEGVVGPRPEVLDIAELVAAALE; encoded by the coding sequence ATGAGCCTAGCGTTCCTGATCTCGCTATTGCTGTGGCTCGCGCTTGCCAGCCTGGCATGGGCCGTGGCGCGCCGTGCCGCTTACTGGCGTCTGGGGCGTGCGGCCGAGCCCGGCGCGTTGGGCTTCGTGCAACTGCTGACCATTCCCAAACGCTACTTCGTCGATTTGCATCAGGTGGTGGCGCGTGATCCTTATATCGCTCGTGCCCATGTCGCCACGGCCGGAGGGGCGCTGAGCGCGTTGGTGCTGGTGTTCGTGAACTACGGCCTGGCGCTGTATTCGCCGTGGCTGGACCGGCTGATTTTGCTCGCCGCGCTGGTGATGCTCGGGGGGGTGGCTTGCGTCGGGTATCGGCGGTATGGCAAGCGCGGCATGCCGGAGCGGCTCTCGCGCGGCTCGTGGAATACGTTGCCGCTCTGGCTGGCGGCCTTCGCGCTGGGGTTGACGCTCTTGATGGCCGTGCCGCCGCAGGTGATGTCGGGCGCGTTGGCGCTGCTGTGCGTGCTGTTGCTGGCCGCGGGCGCCTATGCGCTGACACTGGGCGCGGCGCGCGGTGGGCCGATGAAACATGCGCTCGCGGGGCTCCTGCATCTGGCGTTTCATTCTCGCCAGGAGCGTTTCGCCGCGTCCGGCACCTTGCCCGCCACGGCGCTTCCCCCCACCGCACTCAAGATGCCCACGCTGGCCGCGCAAGAGTACGGCGTGAGCCAGCCCGCTGATTTTCGCTGGAACCAGCTTTTGAGCTTCGATGCCTGCGTGCAGTGCGGCAAATGCGAAGCCGCGTGTCCGGCGTTCGCCTCGGGCCAGCCATTGAATCCGAAGAAGCTGGTTCAGGATCTTGTCACCGGTATGACCGGCGGCAGCGATGCCGCCTATGCAGGCCGTCCGGCGCCTGGCATCGCGCCAGGGCAGCATCGCGGCGTGCCTCATGGCCCGCTCGTGCCGGGGCTGATCGAAGCCGGAACGCTCTGGTCCTGCACGACTTGCCGCGCCTGCGTGCAGGAGTGTCCGATGCTGATCGAACATGTCGATGCCATCGTCGATATGCGCCGTAGCCAGACCCTCACGCTCGGCGCCGTCCCAGGCAAAGGGCCGCAAGTGCTGGCGAACCTGCGCGAAACCGGCACGGCAGGCGGTTACGACAACACCGCGCGCTACGACTGGGCGATTGATCTGAACGCACCGGTAGCGCAGCCCGGCCAGGCGGTCGATGTGCTGCTTGTCGCAGGCGAGGGCGCATTCGACATGCGTTACCAGCGCACGCTGCGCGCCTTGCTCAAAGTGCTGAACCATGCCGGCGTGAATTACGCGCTACTGGGTAGCGCCGAAACCGATACCGGCGACGTGGCACGCCGCCTGGGCGATGAAGCGACGTTCCAGCTTCTGGCGCGGCGGCTGATGGGCACGCTGCTCACGCTCGACTTTAAACGCATCGTGACGGCGGACCCACATGTGATGCACAGCTTGCGCAACGAATATCGCGCGCTCGGGGCACGCTTTGAGGTTCTGCATCACACGAGCCTGATCGCATCGCTGATCGTGGCGGGCAAGCTGGCGCCGAAAGCGCTTGAGGCCTGGCAGGAACAACGCATCACCTATCACGACCCGTGCTATCTCGGCCGCTATAACGGCGAGACGCAAGCTCCCCGGCAACTGTTGCAAAGGCTGGGCATCGAGGTGATCGAGATGGCGCGCCATGGCAAGCAGGGCCGATGCTGCGGGGGAGGCGGTGGGGCGCCGCTAACCGATATTCCGGGGCAGCAGCGCATTCCGGATCTCCGCGTGGCCGATGCGCGTGCGGTGGGTGCGGAGATTGTCGCCGTCGCTTGTCCGAACTGCACCGCGATGCTCGAAGGCGTTGTCGGGCCGCGCCCCGAAGTACTCGACATCGCAGAACTGGTTGCAGCTGCACTGGAGTGA
- a CDS encoding GNAT family N-acetyltransferase — translation MQANPFELTVCEAARFAEWETRFMALYLAAFTSGDYSGHYLDEEAERGWLRGLFAQHRAHCYVLHEGATLVAFLLRADARYDSKLPLVLRQQLQGQPAWAIAELAVAPAYRRRGLATRLIARCMADCEVEAEGAGPDAKTPRPQLIVRTQANALAARRLYERHGFTWWGAVQVQTPVREAPGLRWRQVEKHYYRWLAPV, via the coding sequence ATGCAGGCCAACCCGTTTGAACTGACGGTATGCGAGGCCGCGCGTTTTGCGGAGTGGGAGACGCGTTTTATGGCGCTTTATCTGGCGGCCTTCACGAGCGGCGATTACAGCGGCCATTACCTCGATGAAGAAGCGGAGCGCGGCTGGCTGCGCGGATTATTTGCACAGCATCGGGCGCATTGTTATGTGCTGCACGAGGGTGCGACGCTCGTGGCATTCTTGCTGAGGGCGGATGCCCGCTATGACAGCAAGCTGCCGCTGGTTTTGCGGCAGCAGTTGCAGGGCCAGCCAGCCTGGGCGATTGCGGAACTGGCCGTGGCCCCGGCATATCGGCGGCGTGGTCTGGCAACGCGGCTCATCGCGCGTTGCATGGCGGACTGTGAGGTTGAGGCAGAAGGGGCGGGCCCAGACGCAAAAACACCGCGCCCGCAACTGATCGTCCGCACCCAGGCGAATGCGCTAGCGGCGCGGCGTTTGTATGAGCGGCATGGGTTCACGTGGTGGGGCGCGGTGCAGGTTCAGACGCCTGTACGGGAAGCGCCTGGGTTGCGCTGGCGTCAGGTTGAAAAGCATTACTACCGCTGGCTTGCGCCGGTGTGA
- a CDS encoding electron transfer flavoprotein subunit beta/FixA family protein: MSHVLQRIAVLVSVGCHPLNGAPRYSRNDALALEIARHLAQHHAAQLDVIHAGNPAHPALEDYLALGAARVDVLCCDSTRDDVAALLAMHVRGYDLILTGTCAEGAFDSGLLPYQIAAALDYPLLGAVVEAHLSDDGQRIAARQFLPQGRRRKVSVTLPAVLAIHPLASATPRYAYARSRAGSVDMALPALALAQNPSGDAPEHNETHAWRIVSTPRQAVKLTAPEKRSGAARMRSATTTESRGGSVVIEGSSVEKAQAILDYLREHQLIND, encoded by the coding sequence ATGAGCCACGTCTTGCAACGGATCGCGGTGCTGGTATCCGTGGGATGCCACCCGCTGAATGGCGCGCCACGGTATAGCCGCAATGATGCCCTCGCGCTTGAAATCGCCCGTCATCTTGCGCAACACCATGCTGCGCAACTCGATGTCATCCATGCGGGCAACCCCGCTCATCCCGCGCTCGAAGACTATCTGGCGCTGGGCGCTGCCCGCGTCGATGTGCTGTGTTGCGATAGCACGCGTGATGATGTAGCGGCGCTGCTGGCCATGCACGTGCGCGGCTACGACCTGATCCTCACCGGCACCTGTGCCGAAGGCGCTTTCGATAGCGGGCTGCTGCCTTACCAGATCGCCGCCGCGCTGGATTATCCGCTGCTCGGCGCCGTGGTCGAAGCGCATCTGAGCGATGACGGCCAGCGCATTGCCGCGCGACAGTTTTTGCCGCAAGGGCGGCGGCGCAAGGTGAGCGTCACGCTGCCTGCCGTGCTGGCGATTCACCCGCTTGCCAGCGCCACGCCACGCTATGCCTACGCCCGCTCACGCGCGGGCTCGGTTGACATGGCCTTGCCCGCGCTCGCGCTCGCACAAAACCCTTCCGGCGATGCGCCTGAACACAACGAAACCCATGCCTGGCGCATCGTGTCCACACCGCGCCAGGCCGTGAAACTCACCGCCCCGGAAAAACGCTCGGGCGCTGCCCGCATGCGCTCGGCGACCACCACCGAAAGCCGGGGCGGTAGCGTCGTAATTGAAGGAAGTTCAGTCGAAAAAGCGCAAGCGATTCTCGATTATTTACGCGAGCATCAACTCATCAACGATTAA
- a CDS encoding GlxA family transcriptional regulator, translating to MSPDRLASLSHFVFMPLPNFTLIAFSNAIEVLRMANHLGGETLYRWTLVSPEGGPVHASNGLSVETRHADEVVSADIVFVCGGTNVRRETSAQHLSTLRRFSRSGTVLGSLCTGTYALARAGLLSGYACAIHWENLSALKEEFPQTRFLKELFVIDRDRVTCTGGVAPLDMMLNLISARVGSARIAQIAGQFIIEHVREASAQQRMPLIARLGSANKSLFEVIALMESNIEEPLSREELARLAGMSQRQLQRLFREHLGMTPTHYYLTLRLRRSRELLLQTNMSIMHITMACGFQSACHFSKSYRDAFGAAPTRERRQAAPLEAQV from the coding sequence ATGTCGCCGGACCGCCTCGCGTCACTGTCTCATTTCGTTTTCATGCCCCTGCCCAATTTCACACTGATCGCGTTCAGCAACGCGATTGAAGTGCTACGGATGGCCAATCATCTGGGTGGAGAAACCTTGTATCGCTGGACCCTGGTCAGCCCGGAAGGCGGGCCGGTCCACGCCAGCAATGGCTTGAGCGTTGAAACCCGCCATGCCGATGAGGTGGTCTCCGCCGATATTGTGTTTGTCTGCGGCGGCACCAACGTGCGGCGCGAAACCAGCGCACAACACCTGTCCACGCTGCGGCGTTTTTCCCGCAGTGGCACGGTGCTAGGCAGCCTGTGTACCGGCACCTATGCACTCGCCCGCGCCGGTTTGCTCTCGGGGTATGCCTGCGCGATTCACTGGGAAAACCTCTCGGCACTCAAGGAAGAATTTCCGCAGACGCGTTTCCTCAAAGAGCTGTTTGTCATCGACCGCGATCGCGTGACCTGTACCGGCGGCGTGGCCCCGCTCGACATGATGCTCAATCTGATCAGCGCGCGCGTCGGCAGCGCACGCATCGCGCAGATCGCCGGGCAGTTCATCATCGAACATGTCCGGGAAGCCAGCGCGCAACAACGCATGCCGCTGATCGCGCGGCTCGGCTCGGCGAACAAGTCGCTGTTCGAAGTCATCGCGCTGATGGAGAGCAACATTGAAGAGCCGCTTTCACGCGAAGAGCTAGCTCGCCTGGCGGGGATGTCGCAGCGTCAGCTACAGCGGCTTTTCCGCGAACATCTGGGCATGACGCCCACGCATTACTACCTCACGCTGCGGCTGCGCCGCTCACGCGAGTTGCTGCTGCAAACCAACATGTCGATCATGCATATCACCATGGCGTGCGGGTTTCAGTCCGCCTGCCATTTCAGCAAGAGCTACCGCGATGCGTTTGGCGCCGCGCCAACGCGCGAGCGGCGTCAGGCCGCGCCGCTTGAAGCGCAAGTGTGA
- a CDS encoding aromatic ring-hydroxylating oxygenase subunit alpha — MNLMADIRALVERRQPGYSLEAPFYLSEAIFAFDLQAIFREHWIYVAVEPDIPEAGDYVTVELGHDSILIVRDDDMQVRAFHNICRHRGSRLCNEARGSLGNIVCPYHSWTYNLSGRLMFAEHMGERFDHGKHNLKPVHVENLAGLIFVCLADSPPTDFASMRAVMEPYLLPHDLFNCKIAAAVDLIEESNWKLTMENNRECYHCVANHPELTISLYEYGFGYQPGVTNAEGMAEFERTCAMRNAQWGALNLPSTEMDQLSAITGFRTQRLPLDRSGESQTLDAKIASKKLLGEFRNADLGGLSFWTQPNAWHHFMSDHIVTFSVLPLSASKTLVRTKWLVHREAKEGIDYDVENLMAVWNATNDQDRVLVEYSQRGVSGSAYEPGPYSPYTEGLVEKFSSWYISRLAAYLERLPQSGRDLAPVERHAGEPVLQPMHSVV, encoded by the coding sequence ATGAACCTGATGGCTGACATTCGCGCGCTCGTCGAGCGGCGGCAACCGGGCTATAGCCTTGAAGCGCCGTTTTATCTGAGCGAAGCCATTTTTGCTTTTGATTTGCAGGCGATCTTCCGCGAGCACTGGATCTATGTCGCCGTTGAACCCGACATTCCCGAAGCGGGCGATTACGTGACAGTCGAACTGGGCCATGACTCGATCCTCATCGTGCGCGATGACGACATGCAGGTGCGGGCGTTTCATAACATCTGCCGACATCGTGGCTCGCGCCTGTGCAACGAAGCGCGCGGCTCGCTAGGCAATATCGTTTGCCCCTATCACAGCTGGACCTACAACCTGAGTGGCCGGCTGATGTTCGCCGAACACATGGGTGAACGGTTCGATCACGGCAAGCACAACCTCAAACCGGTTCATGTCGAGAACCTGGCAGGGCTGATTTTCGTCTGTCTGGCCGACTCGCCGCCTACCGATTTCGCCTCGATGCGCGCGGTGATGGAGCCCTATCTGCTGCCACACGATCTGTTCAACTGCAAGATCGCCGCGGCCGTCGACCTCATCGAAGAGAGCAACTGGAAGCTCACCATGGAGAACAACCGCGAGTGTTACCACTGCGTGGCCAATCATCCCGAACTCACGATCTCGCTTTACGAATACGGCTTTGGTTATCAGCCCGGCGTGACGAACGCCGAGGGCATGGCCGAGTTCGAACGCACGTGCGCGATGCGCAATGCACAGTGGGGTGCGCTCAATTTGCCGTCAACGGAAATGGATCAGCTTTCCGCTATCACGGGTTTTCGCACCCAGCGTCTGCCGCTCGATCGCAGCGGCGAATCGCAAACGCTCGATGCCAAAATCGCCTCGAAAAAACTGCTGGGCGAATTCCGTAATGCCGATCTCGGTGGGCTGTCGTTCTGGACCCAGCCGAACGCCTGGCACCACTTCATGAGCGATCACATCGTGACGTTCTCGGTATTGCCACTCTCCGCCAGCAAAACCCTGGTGCGAACGAAATGGCTAGTGCACCGCGAGGCGAAAGAAGGCATCGACTACGACGTGGAAAATCTGATGGCGGTCTGGAACGCAACTAACGATCAAGACCGGGTGCTGGTCGAGTATTCGCAGCGGGGCGTGTCGGGTAGCGCTTATGAGCCAGGACCGTATTCGCCTTACACCGAAGGGCTCGTGGAAAAATTCAGCAGCTGGTATATCAGCCGCCTGGCCGCCTATCTTGAGCGCCTCCCCCAATCTGGACGTGATCTGGCGCCGGTTGAGCGACATGCGGGTGAGCCCGTCCTGCAGCCGATGCACAGCGTTGTATAA
- a CDS encoding DUF5943 domain-containing protein, which yields MHPQLPIDVDPDTGVWTTDALPMLYVPRHFFTNNHVAVEDALGRDTYAEILYRAGYKSAWYWCDKEAKQQALSGMAVFEHYLRRLSQRGWGQFSLIEAESTQARARIGLRHSSFVLAQPDKEGQLCYMFAGWFAGAMDWVNDTRPRRDACPDVPPRAIAREVRCAAEGHDHCVFEVSPLTL from the coding sequence ATGCATCCCCAACTCCCCATCGACGTCGATCCTGATACCGGCGTCTGGACCACCGACGCACTGCCGATGCTGTATGTGCCCCGGCATTTTTTCACCAATAACCATGTTGCTGTCGAAGACGCGCTGGGCCGCGATACCTACGCCGAGATCCTGTACCGGGCGGGCTACAAGTCGGCCTGGTACTGGTGCGACAAGGAAGCCAAACAGCAGGCTTTAAGCGGCATGGCGGTGTTCGAACATTATCTGCGGCGTTTGTCGCAACGTGGCTGGGGACAGTTCTCGCTGATCGAAGCGGAGTCCACGCAGGCGCGGGCGCGCATCGGGTTGCGTCATTCGTCGTTCGTGCTGGCGCAGCCCGACAAGGAAGGCCAGCTTTGCTACATGTTCGCGGGCTGGTTCGCCGGTGCGATGGACTGGGTGAACGACACCCGCCCGCGCCGGGACGCGTGTCCTGACGTACCGCCCCGGGCCATTGCGCGCGAAGTGCGGTGCGCGGCCGAAGGCCACGATCATTGCGTGTTTGAAGTTTCACCGCTGACGTTGTGA
- a CDS encoding NADH:flavin oxidoreductase gives MRYPNLFKPLTLNHLTLRNRIVSTAHAEVYAEPGGMPGERYIRYYEEKAKGGVGLAVCGGSSPVSLDSPQGWWKSVNLAVDQVVEPLARLTEAMHRHGAKIMIQATHMGRRSAFHGEHWPHLVSPSGVREPVHRGNAKIIEVEEMRRIIGDFAAAARRVQQAGMDGIEISAAHQHLIDQFWSPRTNFRNDEWGGSLSNRLRFGIEVLQAVREAVGANFCVGLRMCGDEFHEDGLDHGQLKEIAQAMAETGLIDYLGVIGSGADTHNTLANCMPPMALPPEPFVHLAAGIKAVVTLPVMHAQSIRDAGQAERLLATGMVDLVGMTRAQIADPHMVLKIREDREDEIRQCVGANYCIDRQYNGLDVLCVQNAATSREATMPHVIGKSRGPKRRIVVVGAGPAGLEAARVARLRGHEVVLFEQADTVGGQITLAAKAPQREQMAGIVRWFDMETKRLGVVRRLGIKADAAQILAQQPDIVVLATGGSSYTQQVSAWGVQEGLAVSSWEVLAGRVALRPHVLVYDGVSTHAGAGVADFIASRGSDVEIVTPDVKIADDVGGTTFPIFYRRLYALGVIHTPNYWLERVYAEDDKKIAVLRNEYTDEQEERAVDQIVIENGSIPNDALYWALKPESLNRGQTDVQALFAAQPQPCLTQTLGAGRFLLFRVGDCISMHNIHGAIYDALRLCKDF, from the coding sequence ATGCGCTATCCGAATCTCTTCAAACCGCTGACGCTCAATCACTTGACGCTGCGCAACCGGATCGTCAGTACCGCTCATGCCGAGGTTTACGCCGAGCCGGGAGGGATGCCCGGCGAGCGCTATATCCGCTACTACGAGGAAAAAGCCAAAGGAGGAGTCGGCCTTGCTGTGTGTGGCGGTTCAAGCCCGGTTTCGCTCGATAGCCCGCAAGGCTGGTGGAAATCGGTCAATCTCGCCGTCGATCAGGTTGTCGAGCCATTGGCTCGCCTGACGGAGGCGATGCATCGCCACGGCGCGAAGATCATGATCCAGGCCACGCATATGGGACGCCGCTCGGCTTTTCATGGCGAACACTGGCCCCACCTGGTATCGCCTTCTGGTGTGCGCGAGCCGGTTCATCGGGGCAACGCCAAGATCATCGAGGTCGAGGAGATGCGCCGCATCATCGGCGATTTCGCGGCGGCGGCCCGGCGCGTGCAGCAAGCCGGCATGGATGGCATCGAAATCTCCGCGGCACACCAGCATCTGATCGACCAGTTCTGGAGCCCGCGCACCAACTTCCGCAACGACGAATGGGGTGGCAGCCTGAGCAACCGCCTGCGCTTTGGCATCGAAGTGCTGCAAGCGGTGCGCGAGGCGGTTGGGGCAAATTTTTGCGTGGGCCTGCGCATGTGTGGCGACGAGTTCCATGAGGACGGTCTTGATCATGGGCAACTCAAGGAAATCGCTCAGGCCATGGCCGAAACCGGCTTGATTGATTACCTCGGGGTGATCGGCTCGGGGGCGGATACGCACAATACGCTGGCCAACTGCATGCCGCCGATGGCGCTGCCGCCTGAGCCGTTCGTGCATCTGGCGGCGGGAATCAAGGCGGTGGTGACGCTGCCGGTGATGCACGCGCAGAGCATCCGTGACGCAGGGCAGGCCGAACGTTTGCTCGCCACGGGCATGGTCGACCTGGTTGGCATGACACGCGCGCAGATTGCCGACCCGCATATGGTGCTCAAGATCCGCGAAGACCGCGAAGACGAGATCAGGCAATGCGTCGGCGCGAACTATTGCATCGATCGCCAGTACAACGGGCTCGATGTGCTCTGCGTGCAGAACGCCGCGACCTCGCGTGAGGCGACGATGCCGCACGTCATCGGCAAATCGCGTGGTCCGAAGCGCCGCATCGTCGTGGTCGGCGCAGGGCCGGCAGGGCTTGAAGCGGCGCGCGTGGCGCGCTTGCGCGGCCATGAGGTGGTGCTGTTCGAGCAAGCCGATACGGTGGGCGGGCAAATTACGCTAGCAGCCAAAGCGCCGCAGCGCGAGCAGATGGCGGGCATCGTGCGCTGGTTCGACATGGAAACGAAACGTCTCGGCGTAGTACGGCGTCTGGGGATCAAAGCGGATGCGGCGCAGATTCTCGCGCAGCAGCCCGACATCGTGGTGTTGGCCACGGGTGGCTCCAGTTACACCCAGCAAGTCAGTGCCTGGGGCGTGCAGGAGGGCCTCGCCGTGAGTTCATGGGAGGTGCTCGCAGGCCGCGTTGCCCTGCGTCCGCATGTGCTGGTGTACGACGGCGTCAGCACGCATGCGGGCGCGGGCGTAGCTGATTTCATCGCTAGCCGTGGCTCGGATGTCGAGATCGTCACGCCCGATGTAAAGATTGCCGATGACGTGGGCGGCACAACGTTCCCGATCTTCTATCGCCGCCTGTATGCGCTGGGCGTGATCCATACGCCGAATTACTGGCTCGAGCGTGTCTATGCCGAGGACGACAAGAAGATCGCCGTGCTGCGCAACGAATACACCGACGAGCAGGAAGAACGCGCTGTCGACCAGATCGTGATCGAAAACGGCAGTATCCCGAACGATGCGCTCTATTGGGCACTCAAGCCCGAATCGCTCAACCGTGGCCAGACCGACGTGCAGGCGCTTTTCGCCGCGCAGCCGCAACCCTGTCTGACGCAAACGCTGGGCGCGGGGCGTTTTCTGCTGTTTCGCGTGGGCGACTGCATTTCGATGCACAACATCCACGGGGCGATTTACGACGCGCTGCGTCTTTGCAAGGATTTTTAG